A DNA window from Arachis duranensis cultivar V14167 chromosome 3, aradu.V14167.gnm2.J7QH, whole genome shotgun sequence contains the following coding sequences:
- the LOC127745434 gene encoding uncharacterized protein LOC127745434, whose amino-acid sequence MEVLVNQMLSAREKVEEQNEETLELVEDPLQKSRELLKRQEQLMEEQQQSWREQEILLQKMDEHLENIGKHSEPLSKENEDQLMDVKEKVEEQDKEATVSSELSMKNEVTKRLGGRLKKGDGRRQQNHPEGSSSLCQRLPQA is encoded by the exons ATGGAAGTGCTGGTAAACCAAATGTTAAGTGCAAGGGAGAAGGTGGAAGAGCAAAATGAAGAAACCCTTGAACTAGTTGAAGATCCCCTTCAAAAATCCAGAGAATTGTTAAAAAGACAAGAACAACTCATGGAGGAACAACAACAATCCTGGAGAGAACAAGAAATCCTTCTTCAGAAGATGGATGAGCATTTGGAGAACATAGGGAAACACTCAGAACCACTAAGCAAGGAAAATGAAGACCAATTGATGGATGTGAAGGAgaaagtggaagagcaagatAAGGAGGCTACTGTATCAAGTGAactttcaatgaagaatgag GTGACCAAAAGGCTTGGAGGAAGGTTGAAGAAAGGGGATGGCAGAAGGCAGCAAAACCACCCTGAGGGAAGCTCAAGtttgtgccaacgtttgcctcaagcttga